A genomic stretch from Gemmatimonadota bacterium includes:
- the aroQ gene encoding type II 3-dehydroquinate dehydratase codes for MKILVLQGPNINMLGRRKAEHYGTVTMDGVHARLEQKADELDCEIAFFHSNYEGALVEKVQEMRDSVDGILMNPAGLTTTSVSLRDALEDAGLPLVEIHLSNIHARETWRRHSLFSEIAVGIIAGFRWRGYVSALEMLVGMLRDEV; via the coding sequence ATGAAGATTCTCGTTTTACAAGGTCCCAATATCAATATGCTGGGGCGACGCAAAGCAGAGCATTACGGTACTGTGACAATGGACGGGGTTCACGCACGTCTCGAACAAAAAGCGGATGAACTGGATTGCGAGATTGCGTTTTTTCATTCGAATTACGAGGGGGCTCTCGTTGAAAAAGTGCAGGAGATGCGCGATTCTGTAGATGGTATTCTTATGAATCCCGCAGGGCTGACCACAACAAGCGTATCGTTGCGAGACGCGCTTGAAGACGCGGGTTTACCACTGGTCGAAATTCATTTGTCCAATATCCACGCGCGAGAAACATGGCGGCGGCATTCTCTGTTTTCTGAAATTGCAGTGGGCATTATTGCCGGATTCAGATGGCGAGGCTATGTGTCGGCGCTTGAGATGCTGGTTGGCATGCTGCGAGATGAAGTGTGA
- a CDS encoding nicotinate-nicotinamide nucleotide adenylyltransferase, which translates to MNTLENYRILMDSLDPQNTPLVQFVHRAAPRQPKHIGVLDASFNPLTLAHEALVHHAQNAFNFDEIVLLLAKTNVDKALFGADLGQRLAMMANYADSDTQLDTSLSIAGCSHARFIDKAHALRAHFSPNAQIYFLVGHDTLIRIFDPHYYTDMVAELKVLFSLCHMVSANRENPSREVFYRFMSRPECAPFANRVHPLQLPPSFGNISSTEVRKRIRAGDPITDLVPESIAQFIETFDLYK; encoded by the coding sequence ATGAACACCCTTGAAAACTACCGCATCCTCATGGATAGCCTCGATCCCCAAAATACCCCTTTGGTGCAATTTGTACATCGAGCCGCACCTCGGCAACCCAAACATATCGGGGTGCTCGACGCATCCTTCAACCCGCTCACCCTCGCCCACGAAGCACTTGTACACCATGCACAAAATGCTTTTAACTTTGACGAAATCGTCCTCCTCCTCGCCAAGACCAATGTCGATAAAGCCCTCTTTGGTGCAGACCTGGGCCAACGCCTCGCCATGATGGCCAATTACGCGGATTCTGATACCCAATTGGACACCTCCCTGTCAATTGCTGGATGTAGCCACGCTCGCTTTATCGACAAAGCACACGCACTCAGAGCACATTTTTCACCCAACGCCCAAATCTACTTTCTCGTTGGCCACGACACCCTGATACGCATCTTTGATCCGCACTATTACACCGACATGGTCGCCGAACTTAAAGTGCTATTTTCACTGTGTCACATGGTATCTGCCAATCGCGAAAATCCTTCGCGAGAAGTTTTTTACAGATTTATGTCACGCCCCGAATGCGCGCCTTTTGCAAACCGCGTACACCCTCTCCAACTACCCCCATCCTTTGGCAATATTTCCTCTACTGAGGTACGCAAACGCATCCGAGCAGGAGACCCCATCACAGATCTCGTGCCAGAATCTATCGCCCAATTTATTGAGACATTTGATCTTTACAAATGA
- a CDS encoding outer membrane lipoprotein-sorting protein encodes MLETGVEQGKITISPTTSIEVREDIKMIYRLFLMAFVLLFAYPVLSLASERDVESIVKKIDALYRSNTSVADMEMQIVTPHWERTLSLRVWTEGMDKTFIRIDAPKKEKGVTTLRIGNEMWNYLPKTNKVIKVPPSMMMGSWMGSDFTNDDLVKESSMLNDYSYDLIVPDDAKPGHLYIRFIPKEDSPIVWGKLITAVRADDLIPVWQHFYDEKGNLMRVLNFKEIVSFGGKTIPSVMEMVPQNKDRHKTVMRYLKAEFDVQIDDDVFTRRNLQRK; translated from the coding sequence ATGTTAGAGACTGGTGTGGAGCAAGGAAAAATAACGATTAGCCCAACCACCTCTATCGAAGTGCGTGAGGATATTAAAATGATTTACCGATTGTTTTTAATGGCATTTGTCCTCTTGTTTGCCTATCCCGTTTTATCGTTGGCATCTGAGCGGGATGTGGAATCTATTGTGAAAAAAATTGACGCGCTCTATCGCAGCAACACCAGCGTGGCTGATATGGAGATGCAGATTGTTACGCCGCACTGGGAACGCACGCTGTCGTTGAGGGTGTGGACAGAGGGGATGGATAAGACTTTCATCCGCATTGACGCGCCCAAAAAGGAAAAGGGCGTTACAACGCTACGCATCGGCAACGAGATGTGGAACTATCTTCCAAAGACCAATAAGGTGATAAAAGTGCCGCCTTCGATGATGATGGGGTCGTGGATGGGATCGGATTTCACGAATGATGACCTTGTCAAAGAGTCGTCAATGCTCAACGATTATAGCTACGATTTGATTGTGCCGGATGACGCGAAACCGGGTCATCTTTACATCCGGTTCATTCCGAAGGAAGATTCTCCAATTGTTTGGGGCAAGCTCATCACGGCTGTGCGGGCAGATGATCTGATTCCGGTATGGCAACATTTCTACGACGAGAAGGGCAATTTGATGCGGGTCTTGAATTTCAAAGAGATTGTGTCGTTCGGCGGCAAGACGATTCCATCTGTGATGGAGATGGTGCCGCAGAACAAGGACAGGCATAAAACCGTTATGCGTTATCTCAAGGCCGAGTTTGATGTGCAGATAGATGACGATGTGTTCACGAGGCGCAATCTTCAGAGGAAATGA
- a CDS encoding ABC transporter permease, which yields MKMLKIAFRNIFRQKRRTILTALAMIVGFTLSSVFIGWSDGAYSDIISMFTRNRIGHIQVHRAGYLDKPSLYDVIDSYESIGEKIARVEGVEAWSPRIYSAGLGSVGDKTMGVQIIGVDVEREVKATRFDRKITSGAMFSDAAREAILGVGLARILKADVGREIVLVTQGADGAIANDLYKIIGIAESGDKATDRMACYLHINDAQDLLVLDGRVHEIAVIAEALDRVPKITAAIEAQINDTTLEVSPWQVVAKSFYRAMQADRQGDFIGRMIIMLIVAIGVLNTVLMSVLERTREYGVLKAMGTKPGQIFGVVVAEVTFIALGSIVIGALFGAGLNYLLSIYGISLPQEFSYGGIVFQTMYATVTVRSLAIPAVTVLISAVLVSLFPALRAARIAPASAMRAH from the coding sequence ATGAAGATGCTCAAAATAGCATTTCGCAATATCTTTCGTCAAAAGCGTCGCACTATTTTGACTGCGCTTGCAATGATCGTGGGGTTCACGCTCTCGTCGGTCTTTATTGGCTGGTCAGATGGCGCGTATTCGGATATTATTTCAATGTTCACACGGAATCGCATCGGGCATATTCAGGTGCATCGGGCGGGCTATCTCGACAAGCCTTCACTTTACGATGTGATCGACAGTTATGAATCCATTGGCGAGAAGATTGCACGCGTTGAGGGCGTTGAGGCGTGGTCGCCGCGCATCTATTCGGCTGGACTCGGTTCGGTAGGCGATAAGACGATGGGGGTGCAAATCATCGGCGTAGATGTGGAGCGCGAGGTGAAAGCCACGCGGTTTGATCGGAAGATCACCAGTGGGGCGATGTTTTCAGACGCCGCGCGCGAAGCGATTCTCGGCGTTGGGTTGGCGCGCATTCTGAAGGCGGATGTTGGCCGCGAAATTGTGCTCGTCACACAGGGCGCAGATGGTGCTATCGCCAATGATTTGTACAAGATTATCGGCATTGCAGAAAGCGGCGATAAAGCGACTGATCGGATGGCATGCTATCTCCATATCAATGACGCGCAGGATTTGCTCGTGCTCGACGGGCGCGTTCATGAAATCGCCGTGATCGCCGAAGCGTTGGATCGCGTCCCCAAAATCACCGCGGCGATTGAGGCGCAGATCAACGACACAACACTCGAGGTGTCGCCGTGGCAGGTCGTCGCCAAATCATTTTATCGCGCGATGCAGGCCGATAGACAGGGCGATTTTATAGGACGCATGATTATCATGCTGATCGTCGCTATTGGCGTGCTGAATACGGTGCTGATGTCGGTGCTGGAGCGCACGCGAGAGTACGGGGTATTGAAAGCGATGGGGACAAAGCCGGGTCAGATATTTGGAGTGGTGGTGGCTGAGGTGACGTTCATCGCGCTTGGCAGCATTGTCATTGGCGCGCTGTTCGGTGCGGGTCTCAATTACTTGCTGTCGATCTACGGCATCTCACTGCCGCAAGAGTTTTCCTATGGCGGTATTGTGTTTCAGACGATGTACGCCACGGTCACTGTGCGAAGTCTTGCAATTCCCGCAGTTACGGTCCTTATCTCGGCTGTTTTGGTCAGCCTGTTTCCCGCGCTGAGAGCAGCGCGAATTGCCCCAGCCAGCGCGATGAGGGCGCATTAG